A region of Etheostoma cragini isolate CJK2018 chromosome 2, CSU_Ecrag_1.0, whole genome shotgun sequence DNA encodes the following proteins:
- the krt98 gene encoding keratin 98 isoform X1, whose protein sequence is MSFSSRSYGQRTMSVYGGAGGRGTRISSSQQSYGASSGGFNLSDGLDLHTGANEKATMQNLNDRLGSYLEKVHILEKENNRLDKQIREWYQSRTVICQDYTKYFAVIDDLKDKIHIASRLNAKSVLNIDNAKLAADDFKMKYENELAMRLAVEADISGLKRVLDEMNLAKMDLESQYEALKDELIMLKRNHEEELALLRSQMGGQVNVAVDASPSTDLNQVMSEIREHYESVIGKNRKELEAWYQNKITAVEQDVITHTEILVTSRTEIKDLKSTLQRLQIELQSHLSMKASLEGTLAETQARYAAQLASLQNMVTSLEAQLSQLHANITSNKQEYDILLDLKTRLELEIAEYRRLLDGEDDSYRQVVKKVITVVETVVDGRVVGSSKTVDTDVDEIK, encoded by the exons ATGTCGTTCAGCAGCAGATCCTACGGCCAGAGGACCATGAGTGTTTACGGTGGAGCAGGCGGCCGTGGCACCCGCATCTCCTCATCCCAGCAGAGCTATGGAGCATCATCTGGAGGGTTCAACCTGTCTGATGGCCTGGACCTCCACACCGGGGCCAACGAGAAGGCCACCATGCAGAACCTGAACGATCGTCTGGGCTCCTACCTGGAGAAGGTGCACATTCTGGAGAAGGAGAACAACAGATTGGACAAGCAGATCAGAGAGTGGTACCAGAGCAGAACTGTCATCTGCCAAGACTACACCAAATACTTCGCTGTCATCGACGACCTGAAGGACAAG aTTCACATTGCCTCCAGGCTCAATGCCAAGTCAGTCCTGAACATTGACAATGCAAAACTGGCTGCTGATGATTTCAAAATGAA GTATGAGAACGAGTTGGCCATGAGGTTGGCTGTGGAGGCGGACATCTCTGGACTGAAGAGGGTGCTGGATGAGATGAACCTGGCCAAAATGGACCTGGAGAGTCAGTATGAGGCCCTGAAAGACGAGCTCATCATGCTCAAGAGGAATCACGAAGAG GAGTTGGCTCTTTTGAGGAGTCAGATGGGCGGCCAGGTCAATGTAGCCGTGGATGCTTCTCCCTCTACAGACCTGAACCAGGTTATGTCAGAGATCAGGGAACACTACGAGAGTGTGATTGGCAAGAACCGCAAGGAACTCGAGGCATGGTACCAAAACAAG ATTACAGCAGTTGAGCAGGACGTGATCACTCACACAGAGATTCTGGTGACGTCCCGCACAGAGATTAAGGACCTGAAGAGCACCCTTCAGAGGCTTCAGATTGAACTGCAGTCCCATTTGAGCATG AAAGCGTCTCTGGAAGGCACCCTGGCAGAGACTCAGGCGCGCTACGCTGCACAGCTAGCAAGCCTTCAAAACATGGTCACAAGCCTGGAGGCTCAGCTGTCCCAGCTCCACGCTAACATCACCAGCAACAAGCAGGAGTATGACATTCTGCTGGACCTCAAGACCCGGCTGGAGCTGGAGATCGCTGAGTACAGGAGGTTGCTGGATGGGGAGGATGACAG TTATAGACAAG tgGTCAAAAAGGTCATCACAGTGGTGGAGACAGTTGTGGATGGAAGAGTGGTCGGGAGCAGCAAGACCGTTGATACGGACGTCGATGAGATTAAGTGA
- the krt94 gene encoding keratin 94, whose amino-acid sequence MYYSQSTIGGPSMITRQSRSYTSSAAPHKAHSVSGLSFRSGPRISSTTVRNVSSGFGGGMGGGMGYGSGGFDLSNALDQSSVHLNEKATMQNLNDRLASYLDKVRSLEAANAKLEVQIREYYEQKGPAAERDYSKYWAIINDLKDKIAGATIGNANILLQIDNSKLAADDFKTKFDHELMMRQSVEADIANLRRLLDQTTLTKADLEMQIEGLQDELAYLKKNHAEELAAMRSQLTGTVNVEVDAAPQADLNKVLTEIRAQYEAITDKHRRDQESWFNEKSATLSKEVAVSTEIIQTTKTEIGDLRRTMQGLEIELQSQLSMKGALENTLAETENRYSAMLGAFQNTINMLENELGNVRSSIEQQGQDYKMLLDIKTRLEQEIATYRSLLETEESRPIATGGSKTTVTTTTVRSSS is encoded by the exons ATGTATTACAGCCAGAGCACCATTGGTGGTCCCTCCATGATCACCAGGCAGAGCCGCAGCTACACATCAAGTGCTGCTCCCCACAAGGCTCACAGCGTGTCAGGACTCAGCTTCAGAAGTGGACCACGCATCTCCTCTACCACTGTGCGCAATGTCTCCTCCGGGTTTGGAGGTGGCATGGGAGGTGGCATGGGGTACGGCAGCGGCGGGTTCGACCTGTCCAACGCCCTGGACCAAAGCAGCGTACACCTGAACGAGAAGGCCACCATGCAAAACCTGAACGACCGTCTGGCTTCCTACCTGGACAAGGTCCGCTCTCTGGAGGCGGCCAACGCCAAGTTGGAGGTGCAGATCAGAGAGTACTACGAGCAGAAGGGCCCCGCAGCAGAGAGGGACTACAGCAAATACTGGGCCATTATCAATGACCTGAAGGACAAG ATTGCCGGCGCCACCATCGGCAATGCCAACATTCTGCTCCAGATTGACAACTCCAAACTGGCTGCTGATGACTTCAAAACCAA ATTCGACCATGAGCTGATGATGCGCCAGTCAGTTGAGGCTGACATCGCCAACCTGCGCCGTCTGCTGGACCAGACCACCCTGACCAAGGCTGACCTGGAGATGCAGATCGAGGGACTGCAGGATGAGCTGGCATACCTCAAGAAGAATCACGCAGAG GAACTGGCAGCAATGCGCTCTCAGCTTACCGGCACAGTCAACGTGGAGGTGGATGCCGCGCCCCAGGCTGACCTCAATAAAGTCCTGACCGAGATTCGTGCCCAGTACGAAGCCATCACTGACAAACATCGTCGCGACCAGGAGTCCTGGTTTAATGAGAAG TCGGCAACCCTGTCCAAGGAGGTGGCCGTCAGCACAGAGATAATCCAGACGACCAAGACAGAGATCGGTGACCTGCGGCGAACAATGCAGGGCCTGGAGATTGAGCTGCAGTCTCAGCTCAGCatg AAAGGGGCTCTGGAGAATACActggcagagacagaaaatCGTTACAGTGCCATGCTCGGCGCCTTCCAAAACACAATCAACATGCTTGAAAATGAACTAGGCAACGTGCGCTCGAGCATCGAACAGCAGGGCCAGGACTACAAGATGCTGCTTGACATCAAGACCAGGCTGGAGCAGGAGATCGCAACCTACAGGAGCCTGCTGGAAACAGAGGAGTCCAG ACCTATTGCTACAG GGGGCTCAAAGACCACAGTCACAACCACCACTGTGCGCAGTTCCAGCTAG